In the genome of Mucilaginibacter defluvii, one region contains:
- a CDS encoding LLM class flavin-dependent oxidoreductase, translated as MELGISTFGEVTPDNKAGGAVNAHLRVQQLLEEVKLADEVGLDVFAFGEHHRPDFVISSPEVFMAAAASITKNIKLTSSVTVLSSVDPVRAFQNFATIDLISGGRAEIIAGRGSFIESFPLFGFDLDDYNELFSEKLDMLLKISESEKLNWEGKFRAPVKGQGVYPRPLQQKLPVWIGVGGTPASAKRAGALGLPMIIAILGSSPRHFVSFVELYRESAEKAGHDVSKLQLGISSQFYVADTTQQAQNEFYPSYEALMNRVGRDRGWSAMTRESFNYLREEGPLVVGDTQHAVEKILEQYELFGNTRFLAQLVTGHTPHAQILRNIELYGTKVAPEVRKHIAGSRS; from the coding sequence ATGGAATTAGGCATAAGCACTTTTGGCGAAGTTACGCCAGATAATAAAGCAGGCGGTGCGGTAAACGCCCACCTGCGCGTACAGCAATTGCTGGAAGAAGTAAAACTGGCCGACGAGGTTGGCCTGGATGTATTTGCTTTTGGCGAACACCACAGGCCCGACTTTGTCATATCATCACCCGAAGTTTTTATGGCTGCCGCGGCATCCATCACTAAAAATATAAAATTAACCAGTTCGGTAACGGTACTCAGTTCAGTTGACCCTGTAAGGGCTTTTCAGAACTTTGCTACGATTGACCTGATTTCCGGCGGCAGGGCAGAGATTATTGCCGGGCGGGGATCGTTCATTGAATCATTCCCGCTGTTCGGTTTCGACCTGGACGATTATAACGAACTGTTCAGCGAGAAGCTGGACATGCTGCTTAAAATAAGCGAAAGTGAAAAGCTGAACTGGGAAGGTAAGTTCAGGGCGCCTGTAAAAGGGCAGGGCGTTTACCCGAGGCCTTTACAGCAAAAACTACCGGTGTGGATAGGGGTTGGCGGCACACCGGCCTCGGCAAAGCGCGCTGGTGCGTTAGGCTTGCCCATGATTATTGCGATATTAGGCAGCTCGCCCAGGCATTTTGTGAGTTTTGTCGAGTTATATCGCGAATCGGCAGAAAAGGCGGGGCATGATGTAAGCAAACTGCAATTGGGTATCAGCTCGCAGTTTTACGTAGCCGACACCACACAGCAAGCGCAAAATGAATTCTATCCATCATATGAGGCATTAATGAATCGTGTGGGCAGAGATCGTGGCTGGTCGGCCATGACGCGTGAATCATTCAATTACCTGCGCGAGGAAGGCCCGCTTGTGGTGGGTGATACGCAACATGCTGTTGAAAAGATACTGGAGCAATATGAGTTGTTTGGCAATACCCGTTTCCTGGCGCAACTGGTAACCGGGCATACGCCACATGCCCAAATACTACGGAATATTGAGCTTTACGGCACTAAAGTAGCGCCGGAGGTACGAAAACATATTGCCGGGTCTCGGTCTTAG
- a CDS encoding DUF1801 domain-containing protein, with amino-acid sequence MMSSKDNPLVAKTVDEYLAALPEPAKSALTNMRVAIREAAPQAEECISYQIPTYKYKGMLVHFAAFKNHCGFYGVSKAVIDRFKNRLPDCKIKGTTIQFQASQGLPADVVKEIIALRVEQNEEHFEQGRKQYGKKD; translated from the coding sequence ATGATGAGCAGCAAAGACAATCCCTTGGTAGCCAAGACGGTTGATGAGTACCTCGCTGCATTGCCGGAGCCTGCAAAAAGCGCGTTAACTAACATGCGCGTCGCCATCAGGGAAGCTGCCCCGCAGGCCGAGGAGTGCATCAGCTACCAGATACCCACTTATAAGTACAAGGGAATGCTGGTACATTTTGCCGCGTTTAAAAATCATTGCGGTTTTTATGGGGTGAGCAAAGCGGTTATCGATCGATTTAAGAATCGTCTGCCTGATTGCAAAATAAAAGGCACTACCATCCAGTTCCAGGCAAGCCAGGGCCTGCCGGCTGATGTGGTTAAAGAGATTATCGCTTTACGTGTTGAGCAAAACGAGGAGCATTTTGAACAGGGCCGAAAGCAATACGGCAAAAAAGATTAA
- a CDS encoding VOC family protein yields MQKIAPFLWFDNNAEEAMNYYLSVFKESKPISIMRATEGMPGAPGSVLVAYFELNGVEFAAMNGGPQFKFDEAISFVINCKDQDEVDYYWNTFISDGGTESACGWLKDKFGVSWQVTPTRLIELMQDKDPVKAQRVAQAMMGMIKIDIAELEKAYAG; encoded by the coding sequence ATGCAAAAGATCGCGCCCTTCCTTTGGTTTGACAATAACGCCGAAGAAGCCATGAACTATTACCTGAGCGTATTTAAGGAATCGAAACCGATCAGTATAATGCGCGCTACTGAGGGCATGCCCGGTGCACCCGGCTCGGTGCTGGTTGCTTATTTTGAACTGAACGGCGTGGAGTTTGCCGCCATGAACGGCGGTCCGCAGTTTAAGTTTGACGAGGCCATATCATTCGTGATCAACTGTAAAGATCAAGACGAGGTAGACTATTACTGGAATACTTTTATTAGCGATGGCGGCACCGAATCGGCATGTGGCTGGCTGAAGGATAAGTTCGGTGTATCATGGCAGGTAACCCCTACCCGCCTGATTGAGCTGATGCAGGATAAAGACCCGGTTAAGGCGCAACGTGTAGCACAGGCCATGATGGGCATGATCAAGATAGATATAGCAGAATTGGAAAAGGCTTACGCCGGTTAA
- a CDS encoding pitrilysin family protein, whose amino-acid sequence MTRPLKSFLLAASVLAASLTANAQQAQPKLVEKVTRKGTELVIPYEKYVLPNGLTVVLTEDHSDPIVHVDVTYHVGSAREEIGKSGFAHFFEHMMFQGSDHVANGDHFKIITAAGGTLNGSTNRDRTNYYETVPANQLEKMLWLESDRMGYLLDAVTQQKFEVQRATVKNERGQNYDNRPYGLVGEYSSRSLYPYGHPYSWLTIGYIEELNAVSLADLKNFFLRWYGPNNATITIGGDINTKQTLAWVSKYFGGIPRGPEVKNVNLPAPVLKADRYVSYTDNYAKLPLLSISYPGVKMYAKDMSALDVLSNIIGQGKNSIFYKNFVKTRKAAQAYMGSSNTELAGEISIRVIPFPGQSLADMKKLVDSSLIEFEKKGVSDDDLTRFKASAEANYINGLQSISGKVSELAAAQTFTGNPNQIGRELNDIRSVTKADVMRVYNQYVKGKPAVILSVLPKGGSAQSVAPDNYTIDKSGYKAPDYGYNGLKYVKAKDNFDRAKVPGTGANPAIKVPAIWTAITSNGIRMVGTDTKEIPTVTIAMSIDGGGLWAISNPQKAGLANIVARMLNEDTKNYTAEQYNAELEKLGSDISAYATTDNISIEVSSLTKNLDKTIALLQEKLFNPKFTQEALDRNKTQIMEGFKQAKTQPAGVASSVYNKILYGVDNVRTFSTTGNEQTVPGITLQDVQNYYDSYFVPSLTKVVVVGDINEAAVKTKLAFLNTWKDKKVDLPKPADGKSFDKATLYLVDVPNAAQSEIRVGYLSGLNYDATGDYYKLGIANYILGGAFNSRINMNLRENKGWTYGARSGFASGKFGGNFTASAGVRASSTDSAVVEFIKEIKNYNATGITNDELAFTKQSIGQSDARKYETNGQKANFLSMLLEYDLKPTYVDEQNKILTGINNIEINTLAKKYLNTDKMVILVVGDKAKVLPGLQKLGYPIVELDADGKTL is encoded by the coding sequence ATGACCAGACCTCTAAAAAGCTTCTTGCTTGCAGCGTCGGTGTTGGCGGCATCGCTTACCGCTAATGCACAACAGGCGCAGCCCAAACTCGTTGAAAAGGTTACCCGTAAAGGTACCGAGTTAGTTATCCCGTATGAAAAATACGTATTGCCTAACGGCCTTACCGTAGTTTTAACCGAAGATCATTCAGACCCTATTGTTCACGTTGACGTTACCTACCACGTTGGTTCAGCCCGTGAGGAAATTGGTAAATCAGGTTTCGCGCACTTTTTTGAGCATATGATGTTCCAAGGGTCAGACCATGTGGCCAATGGCGATCACTTCAAGATAATTACCGCGGCAGGTGGTACCCTTAACGGTTCAACCAACCGCGACCGTACCAACTATTACGAAACCGTACCCGCCAATCAGCTCGAAAAAATGCTTTGGCTGGAGTCAGACCGTATGGGTTACTTGCTTGACGCCGTTACCCAGCAAAAATTCGAGGTTCAGCGTGCAACCGTAAAAAACGAACGCGGCCAGAACTATGATAACCGCCCTTACGGTTTGGTGGGCGAATATTCTTCACGGTCATTATACCCTTATGGGCATCCATACTCATGGTTAACCATCGGTTATATAGAGGAGTTGAACGCGGTCAGCCTGGCCGACTTGAAAAACTTCTTTTTACGCTGGTACGGACCAAACAACGCTACCATTACCATCGGGGGCGACATCAATACAAAACAAACCCTGGCATGGGTAAGCAAATATTTTGGCGGCATACCACGCGGCCCTGAGGTTAAGAACGTTAACCTGCCTGCGCCGGTGCTGAAGGCAGATCGTTATGTATCGTATACCGATAATTACGCTAAGCTGCCTTTGCTGTCCATAAGCTATCCGGGTGTTAAAATGTACGCCAAGGATATGTCGGCGCTTGATGTACTTTCAAACATCATCGGCCAGGGTAAAAACTCTATCTTCTACAAAAACTTTGTAAAGACCCGTAAGGCGGCCCAAGCTTACATGGGCTCATCAAATACCGAACTTGCGGGCGAGATCAGCATCCGTGTCATCCCGTTCCCGGGCCAGTCATTGGCTGATATGAAAAAGCTGGTGGACTCATCACTGATCGAATTTGAAAAGAAAGGCGTTAGTGATGACGACCTGACCCGTTTCAAAGCAAGTGCAGAGGCCAATTATATCAACGGACTACAAAGCATCAGCGGCAAGGTGTCTGAGTTGGCTGCCGCCCAAACCTTTACCGGTAACCCTAACCAAATAGGCCGCGAGTTAAACGACATCCGCTCGGTAACCAAGGCTGATGTAATGCGTGTTTACAACCAGTATGTAAAAGGCAAGCCTGCTGTTATATTAAGCGTGCTGCCAAAAGGCGGCAGCGCACAGTCTGTTGCTCCTGATAATTATACTATTGATAAGTCAGGTTACAAAGCCCCTGATTATGGTTACAACGGTTTAAAATATGTTAAAGCGAAAGATAACTTTGACCGTGCAAAAGTACCGGGTACCGGCGCCAACCCAGCTATAAAAGTTCCGGCTATATGGACGGCTATAACCTCCAACGGTATCCGCATGGTAGGTACGGATACCAAGGAAATACCGACTGTAACCATTGCTATGTCAATAGACGGTGGTGGTCTGTGGGCTATCAGCAATCCGCAAAAAGCTGGTTTGGCGAATATTGTTGCCCGTATGCTAAATGAGGATACCAAGAACTACACTGCCGAGCAATACAACGCTGAACTGGAAAAACTGGGTAGCGACATCAGCGCGTATGCCACTACCGACAATATTTCAATAGAGGTATCATCATTAACTAAAAACCTTGATAAAACCATAGCGCTGTTACAGGAAAAACTGTTCAATCCTAAATTTACCCAGGAAGCGCTTGACCGTAACAAAACCCAGATAATGGAAGGCTTTAAGCAAGCCAAAACCCAGCCCGCAGGCGTTGCATCAAGCGTGTACAACAAAATTTTGTACGGGGTTGATAATGTGCGTACCTTCTCAACCACAGGTAACGAGCAAACCGTACCGGGCATAACTCTGCAGGATGTACAAAACTACTACGATAGCTACTTTGTGCCATCATTAACTAAAGTGGTTGTGGTTGGCGATATTAACGAGGCTGCGGTTAAAACCAAGCTGGCCTTCCTGAACACCTGGAAAGACAAAAAAGTTGATCTGCCAAAACCTGCTGATGGTAAATCGTTCGATAAAGCTACGCTTTACCTGGTTGACGTACCAAACGCAGCACAATCAGAGATACGAGTTGGTTACCTGAGCGGCCTTAACTATGATGCTACCGGCGATTATTACAAGCTGGGCATAGCAAACTATATATTAGGTGGCGCTTTCAACAGCCGTATCAACATGAACCTGCGTGAAAACAAGGGCTGGACATACGGCGCCCGTTCTGGTTTCGCGTCGGGTAAGTTTGGCGGTAACTTTACTGCGAGTGCTGGTGTGCGTGCCTCATCAACCGATAGCGCGGTAGTAGAATTTATCAAGGAGATAAAAAATTACAATGCCACCGGTATAACTAATGATGAGTTGGCATTTACCAAGCAGTCGATAGGTCAGAGCGATGCGCGTAAGTACGAGACTAACGGACAAAAAGCCAACTTCCTGTCCATGCTGCTGGAGTATGATCTGAAACCAACCTATGTTGACGAGCAGAACAAGATACTGACCGGCATTAACAATATCGAGATCAACACGCTGGCTAAAAAATATTTGAATACCGATAAGATGGTGATACTGGTTGTAGGCGATAAAGCCAAAGTATTACCGGGCCTGCAAAAATTAGGCTACCCAATTGTGGAGCTTGACGCAGACGGCAAAACACTCTAA
- a CDS encoding Dabb family protein: MAASTAASALPLASEKSKYPIVHHVFFWLKNPGSIEDRDKLVAGVKALAKIETIKQIHVGVVASTEKRDVVDNSWGVSELMFFADLEGQKTYQDHPIHQEFIKNHSHLWEKVIVYDAVEA, encoded by the coding sequence ATGGCAGCATCAACAGCGGCATCGGCATTGCCTTTGGCATCAGAAAAAAGCAAATATCCAATTGTACATCATGTGTTTTTCTGGCTTAAAAATCCTGGTTCGATAGAGGACCGTGATAAGTTGGTAGCCGGTGTGAAAGCATTAGCTAAAATAGAAACCATCAAGCAGATACATGTTGGTGTAGTGGCCAGTACCGAAAAGCGCGATGTGGTTGACAATTCCTGGGGCGTGTCAGAACTGATGTTCTTTGCCGATCTGGAAGGCCAGAAAACTTACCAGGATCATCCCATACACCAGGAATTTATAAAAAACCACAGCCACCTTTGGGAGAAAGTGATTGTGTATGATGCTGTTGAGGCGTAG
- a CDS encoding MBL fold metallo-hydrolase, whose translation MSLYIAALNSGSNGNCYYVGNEHEAVLIDVGISCREVERRMARSGLQMSKVKAIFISHEHSDHISGLAVLCRKYKLPVYITPGTMLHGRLMLDCVVNFTEHEPVSIGSLTVTAFSKLHDAADPYSFIVANDDITIGVFTDLGAVCSNLTRYFKLCHAAFLEANYDEQMLDNGRYPYFLKRRIRGGKGHLSNAQALQLFIEHRPAFMTHLLLAHLSKDNNSPELALELFNQHAGDVHITVASRYVETAVYRINGNKATANNALQPMQMALAL comes from the coding sequence ATGTCATTATACATTGCAGCACTAAATTCGGGCAGTAACGGCAATTGTTATTACGTTGGTAATGAACATGAAGCCGTGTTAATTGATGTGGGTATCTCCTGTCGCGAGGTAGAGCGCCGCATGGCCCGTTCAGGACTGCAAATGAGCAAGGTAAAGGCCATATTTATCTCGCACGAGCATAGCGACCACATTAGCGGCCTGGCCGTACTTTGCCGTAAATATAAGCTGCCGGTATACATTACCCCCGGTACCATGCTGCACGGCCGTTTAATGCTTGACTGTGTGGTCAACTTTACCGAACATGAGCCGGTAAGCATTGGCAGCCTCACTGTAACCGCATTCAGCAAACTGCATGACGCGGCCGACCCATACAGCTTTATTGTGGCTAATGATGACATTACCATAGGCGTGTTTACCGACCTGGGAGCGGTATGCAGCAACCTGACCAGGTATTTTAAGCTTTGCCACGCTGCCTTTTTAGAAGCTAATTACGACGAGCAAATGCTTGACAATGGCCGGTACCCTTACTTTTTAAAACGTCGTATTCGTGGCGGTAAAGGCCACCTTTCAAACGCCCAGGCACTGCAACTTTTTATTGAGCATAGGCCGGCGTTCATGACGCACCTATTGCTGGCGCACCTTTCAAAAGATAATAATTCGCCCGAGTTGGCACTCGAACTATTTAACCAGCATGCGGGTGACGTGCATATAACCGTTGCCTCCCGTTACGTTGAAACGGCTGTTTACAGGATTAATGGAAATAAAGCGACCGCTAATAACGCACTGCAACCCATGCAGATGGCCTTGGCGCTGTAA
- a CDS encoding NAD(P)/FAD-dependent oxidoreductase produces MKIVIIGGGFAGLKLARELNNKKGFDIMLLDKVTFHQFQPLFYQVATASLEASNISFPLRKVFHNSKNVRIRFAEVEEIKPEINTVVTDVCNFEYDLLVLATGTQTNFFGNQQIQSHAFPMKTTFEALRLMNRIINNFEDALEVNDEAERSRIMSIAIVGAGPTGVELAGALAEMRKNVLPKDYPELNWDLMHIYLIDHNKNPLSAMSEKSSNEARQYLQDMGIILKLGAGVEEFDGERIVEDDGEIINVKTVIWAAGVRGNLPEGIPPENVARGNRVKVDRFNKVIGSGNIYAIGDIAYMETDLYPNGHPQLASVAGDQGEHLAKNLIRQAAGDPPVPFEFDNKGVMATIGKRKAVVDLEKPKIHFKGRIAWLIWMFLHLMLILGIKNKLQIFINWAYKYFTSDQSLRLAQRIRGKGEELQIFRPPNHASVNKV; encoded by the coding sequence ATGAAAATAGTTATCATAGGCGGTGGATTTGCCGGTTTAAAACTGGCCCGCGAATTAAATAACAAAAAGGGGTTTGATATTATGTTGCTTGATAAAGTGACATTTCACCAGTTTCAGCCGCTTTTTTACCAGGTTGCTACAGCCAGCCTCGAGGCCAGCAATATATCGTTCCCGCTGCGTAAGGTATTTCATAACAGCAAAAATGTACGCATACGTTTTGCCGAGGTTGAAGAAATAAAGCCCGAAATAAATACCGTAGTAACCGATGTCTGTAACTTCGAGTACGATTTGCTGGTGCTGGCAACGGGTACGCAAACCAACTTTTTTGGTAACCAGCAAATACAGTCGCACGCCTTCCCGATGAAAACCACTTTTGAGGCATTGCGGCTAATGAACCGCATCATTAATAATTTTGAAGATGCGCTTGAGGTGAATGATGAGGCGGAGAGAAGCCGTATAATGAGTATTGCGATAGTTGGAGCCGGACCAACGGGTGTAGAGCTTGCCGGTGCCTTGGCCGAAATGCGCAAGAATGTACTCCCGAAGGACTATCCGGAGCTTAACTGGGATTTAATGCACATTTACCTGATCGACCATAATAAAAATCCGCTTTCGGCCATGAGCGAAAAGTCAAGCAACGAGGCGAGGCAATACCTGCAGGATATGGGCATTATACTTAAACTCGGGGCCGGTGTTGAGGAGTTTGATGGCGAGCGGATAGTAGAGGATGATGGCGAGATCATCAATGTAAAAACAGTGATATGGGCGGCCGGCGTGCGCGGTAATTTGCCTGAAGGCATCCCACCGGAAAATGTGGCCCGGGGCAACCGTGTAAAGGTCGACCGTTTTAACAAAGTGATTGGCTCCGGTAACATTTATGCCATCGGCGATATTGCCTACATGGAGACTGATCTGTACCCAAATGGTCACCCGCAGCTCGCCAGTGTAGCCGGTGATCAAGGCGAGCACCTGGCAAAAAACCTGATCAGGCAGGCGGCGGGTGATCCGCCCGTGCCTTTTGAGTTTGATAATAAAGGTGTAATGGCTACCATCGGTAAACGAAAGGCGGTGGTTGATCTGGAAAAGCCTAAAATTCACTTTAAGGGCCGCATTGCCTGGTTAATATGGATGTTTTTACATTTAATGCTGATATTAGGCATCAAAAATAAATTGCAGATATTCATCAACTGGGCTTACAAATATTTCACATCTGACCAAAGCCTGCGCCTGGCGCAACGCATACGTGGCAAGGGTGAGGAGTTGCAGATATTCAGGCCGCCCAATCACGCTTCAGTTAATAAGGTATAA
- a CDS encoding TonB-dependent receptor domain-containing protein, with the protein MRMLIKGIVSILLLTATTNLYAQQTGTVTGVLTDAETNKPVEFATVGLFDKATNQPVKGVQTGLDGKFAINGLADGSYQVRITFVSYASFTKDSIIISAAKKVFNLGTIKLARTNSVLKEVVVKAQPNTIQLGVDKKTFSVDQSLVSQGGSATDLLSNVPSVQVDVDGNVNLRGSSNVRVLINGKQSALTGGSVSDILQSLPASSIENIEVITNPSSKYDPEGQSGIINIILKKNARVGFNGQAAFTAGNYDTYNGNLNLGYQTEKFNLYTNYSYRHGKRVGNGFTNRQTFIGADTLFQNQTQDQSFVFDSHNIRAGIDWNAAEKTTISLSGNVNTRKRDRYQTGSTDLFGQSGLTQQTIQNNVSNGSGTNFDINLDLDQKFKRKGEQLTANLGYSRGDEDNYDYLNTAYRYYEPASLTNFLQNNYNKEKENNWNIQADYVLPFADNKGRFEAGYRSTIAKNDNDYLVDTAFTQGMFQRDLSQTNRFLYNEYIHAVYANYQRQFGKFGIQAGVRLEDANIRTSLIDSASTVRNNQDYFRVYPSIFLSQKLTDAQTLQLSYTRRVSRPRERQLSPFLDRSDPLNYQQGNPLLRPEDTHSFELSYINYWKALTLTSSLYYRLTNQNFQRISVALDSSRTLTRFENVNSARNAGYELIAKWNFSQAFDVTGNVNVYYRQIDGDADLGLQETSGYAWNANITGNIKPIKKLGVQLRYDYQGPQVIAQGKMKAMYGLDAGVKYDITDKLNLSANVRDVFNTRRFRSEINNLIGPYPYYQESSRRFSMRVISFSIGYRFGSTGRKSENNKKQSREQNQGDVQQDEGMR; encoded by the coding sequence ATGAGAATGTTGATAAAGGGGATTGTGAGTATTTTATTACTAACTGCTACCACCAATTTATATGCCCAGCAAACCGGCACAGTTACCGGTGTGCTTACCGATGCCGAAACCAACAAGCCGGTTGAATTTGCGACGGTAGGTTTGTTTGATAAGGCTACCAATCAGCCGGTTAAGGGCGTGCAAACCGGGCTGGATGGAAAGTTCGCCATCAACGGCTTGGCTGATGGTAGCTACCAGGTACGTATAACGTTTGTAAGCTACGCCAGCTTTACCAAGGATAGCATTATCATTAGCGCTGCGAAAAAGGTATTTAACCTGGGCACAATAAAACTTGCACGCACCAACAGCGTGTTGAAAGAGGTGGTGGTTAAGGCGCAGCCTAATACAATACAGCTTGGGGTTGATAAAAAAACCTTTAGCGTTGACCAGAGTTTGGTAAGTCAGGGCGGATCGGCCACTGATTTGCTGAGCAATGTACCATCGGTACAAGTGGATGTGGACGGTAACGTGAACCTGCGCGGCTCAAGCAACGTGCGCGTGCTGATCAACGGCAAACAATCGGCTTTAACAGGCGGCAGCGTAAGCGATATTCTGCAATCGTTACCCGCCAGTTCTATCGAAAATATTGAGGTGATCACTAATCCGTCATCCAAATACGATCCGGAAGGGCAATCAGGTATTATCAACATCATTCTAAAAAAGAATGCCCGGGTAGGATTTAACGGACAAGCCGCTTTTACCGCCGGTAATTACGATACCTATAACGGCAATCTTAATCTGGGTTATCAAACCGAAAAATTTAACCTTTATACCAACTACAGCTACCGCCATGGCAAAAGGGTAGGCAATGGTTTTACCAACAGACAAACGTTTATTGGCGCCGATACGCTGTTCCAGAATCAAACGCAGGATCAGAGCTTTGTGTTCGATTCGCATAACATCAGGGCGGGTATTGATTGGAACGCGGCCGAAAAAACGACCATCAGCTTATCAGGTAATGTAAATACCCGCAAACGCGATCGTTACCAAACCGGCTCAACTGACTTGTTTGGTCAAAGCGGCTTAACCCAGCAAACCATTCAAAACAACGTAAGCAACGGCAGCGGAACAAACTTTGATATCAACCTCGATCTGGACCAGAAATTTAAACGCAAGGGTGAGCAGTTAACCGCTAACTTGGGCTACTCGCGCGGCGATGAGGATAATTACGATTACCTGAACACTGCCTACCGGTATTACGAGCCTGCATCATTAACCAACTTTTTGCAGAACAATTACAACAAGGAGAAAGAAAACAACTGGAACATACAAGCCGATTATGTACTGCCTTTTGCGGATAACAAAGGCAGGTTTGAAGCAGGTTACCGCAGTACCATCGCCAAAAACGATAACGATTATCTGGTTGATACCGCCTTTACCCAAGGCATGTTTCAGCGAGATCTAAGCCAGACCAACCGCTTTTTATATAATGAATATATACATGCCGTTTACGCTAACTATCAGCGCCAGTTTGGTAAATTCGGCATACAGGCCGGTGTAAGGCTGGAGGATGCCAACATACGCACTTCGCTTATTGATAGCGCCAGCACCGTACGTAATAACCAGGATTATTTCAGGGTATATCCGAGCATCTTCCTGAGCCAAAAACTAACCGACGCGCAAACCCTGCAGTTAAGCTATACCCGTAGGGTGAGCAGGCCGAGAGAGCGGCAGCTATCCCCGTTTTTAGACAGGAGCGATCCACTGAACTACCAGCAGGGTAATCCCCTTTTAAGGCCTGAGGATACACATTCCTTTGAGTTGAGTTATATTAATTACTGGAAGGCACTTACGCTGACATCATCGCTGTATTACCGCCTTACTAACCAAAACTTTCAGCGCATAAGCGTGGCGTTGGATAGCAGCCGTACACTTACACGTTTTGAGAATGTGAACAGCGCGCGTAACGCCGGTTATGAACTGATAGCCAAATGGAATTTTTCGCAAGCCTTTGATGTTACCGGTAACGTAAATGTTTATTACCGCCAGATAGATGGTGATGCTGACCTGGGTTTGCAGGAAACATCCGGCTATGCCTGGAATGCCAACATAACAGGTAATATCAAACCCATAAAGAAGCTGGGTGTACAGTTAAGGTATGATTACCAGGGGCCGCAGGTTATAGCACAGGGTAAAATGAAGGCCATGTATGGTTTGGATGCAGGCGTAAAGTATGATATTACCGATAAACTTAACCTGAGCGCTAACGTGCGCGACGTATTTAATACGCGCCGTTTCCGCTCAGAGATCAATAACCTGATAGGGCCGTACCCTTATTATCAGGAGTCGTCAAGGCGTTTTTCTATGCGGGTAATATCGTTTTCGATAGGTTACCGCTTTGGCTCAACCGGTCGCAAAAGCGAAAACAACAAAAAACAAAGCCGCGAGCAAAATCAAGGCGATGTACAGCAGGATGAAGGGATGAGGTAG